From Coturnix japonica isolate 7356 chromosome 1, Coturnix japonica 2.1, whole genome shotgun sequence, the proteins below share one genomic window:
- the ALDH1L2 gene encoding mitochondrial 10-formyltetrahydrofolate dehydrogenase isoform X1 — translation MLRAAPRLLRTFCTSSAAYQHKLKLALIGQSIFGQEVYNKLRKEGHKVVGVFTVPDKNGQADPLALAAEKDGTPVFKFPRWRAKGKPIQEVIAAYKSVGAELNVLPFCTQFIPMDVIDCPKHGSIIYHPSILPRHRGASAINWTLIQGDKKAGFTIFWADDGLDTGPILLQRECDVGQNDTVDDLYNRFLFPEGVKAMVEAVHLIADGKAPRIPQPKEGATYEGIQKKENAEISWDQPAAALHNWIRGHDKVPGAWAKIDDQVVTFYGSSLLDASVPAGQELAIRGASRPGLVTKNGLVIFGNDGKMVLVRNLQFQDGKMIPASKYFSADETTTLELTEEEKKMAEDIKAIWKGILSNVPVIEDSTDFFKSGASSMHVVRMLEEIKQKYSGLQLQNEDVYMATKFADFIQMAVRKLRGEDGEEELVVDYVSKNVNNMTVNMPYQCFINGQFVDADDGKTYDTINPTDESVIASVSSASLADVDRAVAAAKEAFEDGEWGRMNARERGRLMYKLADLMEEHQEELATIESIDSGAVYTLALKTHIGMSVQTFRYFAGWCDKIQGATIPINQARPNHNLTFTKKEPIGVCAIVIPWNYPLMMLAWKSAACLAAGNTLVLKTAQVTPLTALKFAELSAKAGFPKGVINILPGSGGLVGQHLSKHPDVRKVGFTGSTPTGKEIMKSAATNLKKVSLELGGKSPLIIFNDCELDKAVKMGMGAVYFNKGENCIAAGRLFVEESIHDEFVRKVVEEIKKMKIGDPLDRSTDHGPQNHKAHLEKLLKYCETGVKEGATLVYGGRQVCRPGFFMEPTVFTDVEDHMYIAQEESFGPVMVISKFKNGDIDGVLQRANTTEYGLASGVFTKDISKALYISEKLEAGTVFINTYNKTDVAAPFGGFKQSGFGKDLGEEALHEYLRTKAVTVEY, via the exons ATGTTGCGGGCAGCCCCGCGCCTGTTGCGGACCTTCTGCACGAGCTCCGCG GCTTACCAGCATAAGCTAAAGCTAGCCCTTATAGGTCAAAGCATTTTTGGACAAGAGGTTTATAACAAGCTGAGGAAAGAGGGCCATAAAGTTGTGGGAGTTTTCACAGTGCCTGACAAGAATGGACAAGCTGATCCTTTGG cactggcagcagagaaggacGGCACTCCTGTTTTTAAATTTCCCAGATGGAGAGCTAAAGGCAAGCCAATCCAGGAAGTAATTGCAGCCTACAAGTCAGTTGGAGCAGAGTTAAATGTCCTTCCGTTCTGTACACAGTTCATCCCAATGGATGTCATTGACTGCCCAAAACATGGCTCAATTATTTACCATCCATCCATCCTACCACGCCACCGAGGAGCTTCTGCAATCAACTG GACTTTAATTCAAGGAGATAAGAAAGCAGGATTTACAATTTTTTGGGCTGATGATGGTTTGGACACTGGACCGATACTTCTTCAGCGAGAATGCGATGTTGGCCAAAATGATACTGTGGATGATCTGTATAACCGGTTTCTCTTCCCGGAAGGAGTAAAGGCTATG GTGGAAGCTGTACATCTAATTGCTGATGGTAAGGCGCCTCGTATACCTCAGCCGAAAGAAGGGGCAACATACGAAGGGatccagaaaaaggaaaatgcagag ATCTCCTGGGATCAACCTGCAGCAGCTTTGCACAACTGGATCCGAGGGCATGATAAAGTACCTGGAGCATGGGCAAAAATAGATGACCAG gtGGTTACTTTTTATGGCTCATCGTTACTTGATGCTTCAGTGCCTGCCGGACAAGAGCTGGCAATAAGAGGTGCTTCAAGACCTGGACTTGTAACCAAGAATGGTCTAGTCATTTTTGGTAATGATGGGAAGATG GTACTAGTGAGAAATCTGCAGTTTCAGGATGGAAAAATGATCCCTGCTTCTAAATACTTCTCTGCTGATGAAACAACTACCCTGGAACttacagaagaggagaaaaagatggCAGAAGATATTAAG GCTATCTGGAAAGGAATTTTGAGCAATGTTCCTGTAATAGAAGATTCTACAGACTTCTTCAAATCTGGAGCATCCTCTATGCATGTTGTCAG AATGCTAGAAGAgatcaaacagaaatacagtggGCTTCAGCTTCAGAATGAAGATGTGTATATGGCCACTAAATTTGCAGACTTTATTCAAATGGCTGTCAGAAAACTCAGAGGAGAGGATGGAGAAGAAGAGTTGGTTGTCGATTAT GTTTCAAAAAATGTGAACAACATGACTGTGAATATGCCGTACCAGTGTTTTATTAATGGTCAGTTTGTTGATGCTGATGATGGAAAAACATACGATACCATAAATCCAACAGATGAATCA GTAATTGCCAGTGTATCTTCTGCTTCCTTGGCTGACGTTGacagagcagtggcagcagcaaaaGAGGCATTTGAAGATGGTGAATGGGGAAGAATGAATGCAAGGGAAAGAGGGCGACTCATGTACAA GCTTGCAGACCTAATGGAAGAACATCAAGAAGAATTAGCAACTATAGAGTCTATCGATTCAGGAGCTGTCTACACTTTAGCTTTGAAGACCCATATTGGAATGTCTGTACAAACTTTCAGATACTTTGCTGGATGGTGTGACAAAATTCAG ggtgcTACAATTCCAATTAACCAGGCCCGGCCAAACCATAATCTAACATTCACCAAGAAAGAGCCAATAGG TGTCTGTGCAATTGTTATCCCTTGGAATTACCCTCTGATGATGCTTGCATGGAAGAGTGCAGCATGCTTGGCTGCAGGCAACACGCTGGTTCTCAAGACAGCTCAG GTCACACCTCTGACTGCCTTGAAGTTTGCAGAACTCTCAGCTAAAGCTGGATTTCCTAAGGGTGTTATAAATATACTGCCTGGTTCAG GTGGCTTAGTGGGACAGCACTTATCTAAACATCCAGATGTTCGCAAAGTTGGCTTCACTGGTTCTACCCCAACTGGTAAAGAGATCATGAAGAG tgcagCCACTAATCTGAAGAAAGTTTCTCTTGAACTTGGCGGTAAATCACCATTGATCATATTCAATGACTGTGAACTTGACAAAGCTGTAAAAATG GGCATGGGAGCAGTATATTTCAACAAAGGAGAAAATTGCATTGCAGCTGGAAGGCTGTTTGTGGAGGAGTCAATACATGATGAATTTGTTAGAAAAGTG gtggaagaaataaaaaagatgaaaattggTGACCCACTTGATAGATCAACAGATCATGgcccacagaatcacaaagcCCATctggaaaagctgctgaagtATTGTGAAACTGGAGTAAAAGAAGGAGCCACTTTAGTGTATGGAGGAAGACAAGTATGTAGACCAG GTTTCTTCATGGAACCCACTGTATTCACAGATGTTGAAGACCATATGTATATTGCCCAGGAAGAATCCTTTGGTCCTGTGATGGTGATTTCAAAGTTTAAAAATGG GGATATTGATGGAGTCCTGCAACGGGCAAACACCACAGAATATGGATTGGCTTCAGGAGTTTTCACAAAGGATATAAGCAAAGCTCTCTATATCAGTGAAAAGCTGGAAGCTGGAACAGTTTTTATTAATACATACAACAAAACTGATGTAGCAGCACCATTTGGTGGATTTAAACAGTCTGGCTTTGGAAAAGATTTAG GTGAAGAAGCTCTTCATGAATATCTTAGAACAAAGGCTGTCACTGTGGAATATTAA
- the ALDH1L2 gene encoding mitochondrial 10-formyltetrahydrofolate dehydrogenase isoform X2, with product MLRAAPRLLRTFCTSSAAYQHKLKLALIGQSIFGQEVYNKLRKEGHKVVGVFTVPDKNGQADPLALAAEKDGTPVFKFPRWRAKGKPIQEVIAAYKSVGAELNVLPFCTQFIPMDVIDCPKHGSIIYHPSILPRHRGASAINWTLIQGDKKAGFTIFWADDGLDTGPILLQRECDVGQNDTVDDLYNRFLFPEGVKAMVEAVHLIADGKAPRIPQPKEGATYEGIQKKENAEISWDQPAAALHNWIRGHDKVPGAWAKIDDQVVTFYGSSLLDASVPAGQELAIRGASRPGLVTKNGLVIFGNDGKMVLVRNLQFQDGKMIPASKYFSADETTTLELTEEEKKMAEDIKAIWKGILSNVPVIEDSTDFFKSGASSMHVVRMLEEIKQKYSGLQLQNEDVYMATKFADFIQMAVRKLRGEDGEEELVVDYVSKNVNNMTVNMPYQCFINGQFVDADDGKTYDTINPTDESVIASVSSASLADVDRAVAAAKEAFEDGEWGRMNARERGRLMYKLADLMEEHQEELATIESIDSGAVYTLALKTHIGMSVQTFRYFAGWCDKIQGATIPINQARPNHNLTFTKKEPIGVCAIVIPWNYPLMMLAWKSAACLAAGNTLVLKTAQVTPLTALKFAELSAKAGFPKGVINILPGSGGLVGQHLSKHPDVRKVGFTGSTPTGKEIMKSAATNLKKVSLELGGKSPLIIFNDCELDKAVKMDKSLTVCTHVWKVKAGTLQSANERE from the exons ATGTTGCGGGCAGCCCCGCGCCTGTTGCGGACCTTCTGCACGAGCTCCGCG GCTTACCAGCATAAGCTAAAGCTAGCCCTTATAGGTCAAAGCATTTTTGGACAAGAGGTTTATAACAAGCTGAGGAAAGAGGGCCATAAAGTTGTGGGAGTTTTCACAGTGCCTGACAAGAATGGACAAGCTGATCCTTTGG cactggcagcagagaaggacGGCACTCCTGTTTTTAAATTTCCCAGATGGAGAGCTAAAGGCAAGCCAATCCAGGAAGTAATTGCAGCCTACAAGTCAGTTGGAGCAGAGTTAAATGTCCTTCCGTTCTGTACACAGTTCATCCCAATGGATGTCATTGACTGCCCAAAACATGGCTCAATTATTTACCATCCATCCATCCTACCACGCCACCGAGGAGCTTCTGCAATCAACTG GACTTTAATTCAAGGAGATAAGAAAGCAGGATTTACAATTTTTTGGGCTGATGATGGTTTGGACACTGGACCGATACTTCTTCAGCGAGAATGCGATGTTGGCCAAAATGATACTGTGGATGATCTGTATAACCGGTTTCTCTTCCCGGAAGGAGTAAAGGCTATG GTGGAAGCTGTACATCTAATTGCTGATGGTAAGGCGCCTCGTATACCTCAGCCGAAAGAAGGGGCAACATACGAAGGGatccagaaaaaggaaaatgcagag ATCTCCTGGGATCAACCTGCAGCAGCTTTGCACAACTGGATCCGAGGGCATGATAAAGTACCTGGAGCATGGGCAAAAATAGATGACCAG gtGGTTACTTTTTATGGCTCATCGTTACTTGATGCTTCAGTGCCTGCCGGACAAGAGCTGGCAATAAGAGGTGCTTCAAGACCTGGACTTGTAACCAAGAATGGTCTAGTCATTTTTGGTAATGATGGGAAGATG GTACTAGTGAGAAATCTGCAGTTTCAGGATGGAAAAATGATCCCTGCTTCTAAATACTTCTCTGCTGATGAAACAACTACCCTGGAACttacagaagaggagaaaaagatggCAGAAGATATTAAG GCTATCTGGAAAGGAATTTTGAGCAATGTTCCTGTAATAGAAGATTCTACAGACTTCTTCAAATCTGGAGCATCCTCTATGCATGTTGTCAG AATGCTAGAAGAgatcaaacagaaatacagtggGCTTCAGCTTCAGAATGAAGATGTGTATATGGCCACTAAATTTGCAGACTTTATTCAAATGGCTGTCAGAAAACTCAGAGGAGAGGATGGAGAAGAAGAGTTGGTTGTCGATTAT GTTTCAAAAAATGTGAACAACATGACTGTGAATATGCCGTACCAGTGTTTTATTAATGGTCAGTTTGTTGATGCTGATGATGGAAAAACATACGATACCATAAATCCAACAGATGAATCA GTAATTGCCAGTGTATCTTCTGCTTCCTTGGCTGACGTTGacagagcagtggcagcagcaaaaGAGGCATTTGAAGATGGTGAATGGGGAAGAATGAATGCAAGGGAAAGAGGGCGACTCATGTACAA GCTTGCAGACCTAATGGAAGAACATCAAGAAGAATTAGCAACTATAGAGTCTATCGATTCAGGAGCTGTCTACACTTTAGCTTTGAAGACCCATATTGGAATGTCTGTACAAACTTTCAGATACTTTGCTGGATGGTGTGACAAAATTCAG ggtgcTACAATTCCAATTAACCAGGCCCGGCCAAACCATAATCTAACATTCACCAAGAAAGAGCCAATAGG TGTCTGTGCAATTGTTATCCCTTGGAATTACCCTCTGATGATGCTTGCATGGAAGAGTGCAGCATGCTTGGCTGCAGGCAACACGCTGGTTCTCAAGACAGCTCAG GTCACACCTCTGACTGCCTTGAAGTTTGCAGAACTCTCAGCTAAAGCTGGATTTCCTAAGGGTGTTATAAATATACTGCCTGGTTCAG GTGGCTTAGTGGGACAGCACTTATCTAAACATCCAGATGTTCGCAAAGTTGGCTTCACTGGTTCTACCCCAACTGGTAAAGAGATCATGAAGAG tgcagCCACTAATCTGAAGAAAGTTTCTCTTGAACTTGGCGGTAAATCACCATTGATCATATTCAATGACTGTGAACTTGACAAAGCTGTAAAAATG GACAAGAGTCTGACTGTCTGCACTCATGTATGGAAAGTGAAAGCTGGAACTTTGCAGTctgcaaatgaaagagaatga
- the C1H12orf45 gene encoding uncharacterized protein C12orf45 homolog, with product MAGVGQAAGPVASRELLDAGRRGGLEETLRISSKPSSKKATTLQTVRVPRSNVLDRVQSFLPQMAHANDELKRKMVTAPAHQFDIENLNSATEKVIEMNVAVIELSDSDTDEENLTSEDDSESEDDCKTDEVTIDNIKFPKPKGEKGKIEILDSKVNE from the exons ATGGCGGGGGTCGGGCAGGCAGCGGGACCGGTCGCGTCGCGGGAGCTGCTGGACGCGGGGCGCCGCGGAG GGCTGGAAGAAACGCTACGGATTAGTTCAAAACCCAGCAGCAAGAAGGCTACGACTTTACAGACAGTTAGAGTGCCAAGGAGTAATG ttctggaCAGAGTACAGAGCTTTTTACCGCAGATGGCACATGCAAATGACGagctaaaaaggaaaatggtaaCAGCACCAGCACATCAGTTTGATATTGAAAATCTCAACAGTGCCACAGAGAAAGTTATAGAAATG AATGTGGCTGTTATTGAACTGAGTGATTCTGATACAGACGAAGAGAATCTAACCTCAGAAGATGACTCAGAGTCTGAAGATGACTGTAAAACTGATGAAGTGACAATAGACAACATTAAGTTTCCCAAaccaaagggagaaaagggcaAAATAGAAATTTTGGACAGCAAAGTGAATGAGTGA